One part of the Janthinobacterium sp. 17J80-10 genome encodes these proteins:
- a CDS encoding MucB/RseB C-terminal domain-containing protein → MRQTPGLSRFLVLVFTFFVAYPVQAQNAGTAADKREAQAWLKKIQAAAVKQSYSGTFVYQQGEQFRSSRITHVKLGKDEYEKLEVLDGKPREYIRTNNEIICYVPDTKTVLVEKRVTQEVFPALPNANPARISDHYRLSLGSIGRVAGYRTQAILLEPRDNLRYGYRLWAEQKTGLLLRAQTLNEKGDVVEQIAFTQIEIGKIERSRTRSSITNTQGWHIERAEMESTSLSGWSVKSMPPGFRKIREVKRLVTNATATSAKAGNHAPPREVAQMVYSDGLAAISIFIEPGSAGRTEGYMQQGAMNIAGKRQGEFWLTIVGEVPAVAIRQVVNSIEFKTR, encoded by the coding sequence ATGCGGCAAACCCCGGGTTTATCAAGATTTTTAGTCCTGGTTTTCACTTTCTTTGTTGCATACCCGGTTCAGGCACAAAATGCCGGCACGGCAGCGGATAAACGCGAGGCGCAGGCCTGGCTGAAAAAAATCCAGGCTGCGGCTGTAAAGCAAAGTTATTCCGGCACCTTTGTGTATCAGCAAGGTGAGCAATTCAGAAGTTCGCGCATCACGCACGTGAAGCTCGGAAAAGATGAATATGAAAAGCTGGAAGTGCTCGACGGCAAACCACGGGAGTACATCCGCACCAATAATGAAATTATTTGCTATGTACCGGATACTAAAACTGTCCTGGTAGAGAAGCGGGTCACGCAAGAAGTCTTTCCTGCCTTGCCGAATGCAAATCCGGCTCGTATCAGCGATCATTACCGGCTGAGCCTGGGAAGCATCGGGCGGGTTGCCGGTTACCGTACCCAGGCGATCCTGCTGGAACCACGCGATAACTTGCGTTATGGCTACCGGCTCTGGGCAGAACAAAAAACCGGATTGTTGTTGCGTGCCCAGACGCTCAATGAAAAAGGCGACGTGGTCGAGCAAATCGCCTTTACCCAGATCGAGATCGGCAAGATCGAGCGCAGCCGCACGCGTAGCAGCATTACGAATACCCAGGGATGGCACATCGAGCGCGCCGAGATGGAGTCGACCAGCCTGTCGGGCTGGAGCGTCAAGTCCATGCCACCGGGGTTTCGTAAAATTCGCGAAGTCAAACGCCTGGTGACGAATGCAACTGCCACATCGGCAAAAGCGGGCAACCATGCGCCGCCGCGGGAAGTGGCGCAGATGGTGTATTCAGATGGATTGGCGGCAATTTCTATTTTTATTGAGCCCGGCAGCGCTGGCCGCACCGAGGGCTACATGCAGCAAGGCGCAATGAATATTGCTGGCAAGCGCCAAGGCGAATTTTGGCTTACCATAGTCGGTGAAGTGCCTGCTGTTGCTATCAGGCAGGTCGTTAATTCGATTGAATTCAAGACTAGATAA
- a CDS encoding DegQ family serine endoprotease encodes MAVTAPAIAAPSVAGLPDFTDMVEKAGPAVVNIRTTAKMRSPQNGGAGGDDEEMQEFFRRFFGVPMPRQPERTPRGNGRQPQQEEEVPRGVGSGFIVSGDGFVMTNAHVIDGADDVYVTLNDKREFKAKVIGADKRTDVALVKIEGANLPRLPIGDSSRLRAGEWVVAIGSPFGLDNTVTAGIVSTRARDTGDYLQLIQTDVAVNPGNSGGPLINMRGEVVGINSQIYSRSGGYMGISFAVPIDEAMRVADQLKTSGKVTRGRIGVQIGEVTKDVAESLGLSRAQGAQVQRVEPGSPAEKGGVETGDIILKYNGVAIERSSDLPRLVGNTKPGARATVSVWRKGASRDLQVTIAEMEGEKVAKKDEGKSKPERVANALGLSVANLSEAQRRELNLESGVLVESAEGAAARAGLRTGDIILRLNNTDIKDAGQFNALVAKLDTKKMAVLLVRRGDSSQFVPLRPNAQ; translated from the coding sequence ATGGCAGTGACAGCGCCTGCGATCGCGGCACCGTCCGTTGCCGGTTTGCCGGATTTTACCGACATGGTAGAAAAAGCCGGTCCGGCCGTCGTTAATATTCGTACCACGGCAAAAATGCGATCGCCCCAGAATGGCGGTGCCGGCGGCGACGACGAGGAAATGCAGGAATTTTTCCGGCGCTTTTTTGGCGTGCCAATGCCGCGCCAGCCGGAGCGCACGCCGCGCGGCAACGGCCGCCAGCCCCAGCAGGAGGAAGAAGTGCCGCGCGGGGTGGGTTCCGGATTCATCGTCTCCGGTGATGGTTTCGTCATGACCAACGCCCATGTGATCGATGGCGCTGACGATGTGTATGTCACCCTGAACGACAAGCGCGAGTTCAAGGCCAAGGTGATCGGTGCCGACAAGCGCACGGATGTGGCTTTGGTGAAAATCGAGGGTGCCAACCTGCCGCGCCTGCCGATTGGCGATTCTTCGCGGCTGCGTGCCGGCGAATGGGTGGTGGCGATCGGCTCACCCTTTGGTTTGGACAATACCGTCACCGCCGGTATCGTTTCGACCAGGGCGCGCGATACGGGTGATTACCTGCAGCTGATCCAGACCGACGTGGCGGTGAATCCGGGTAACTCCGGTGGTCCGCTGATCAACATGCGCGGTGAAGTGGTTGGCATCAATTCGCAGATTTACAGCCGCTCTGGCGGCTACATGGGGATTTCCTTTGCCGTGCCGATCGACGAGGCGATGCGGGTGGCGGACCAGCTGAAAACCAGCGGCAAGGTGACGCGCGGTCGCATTGGGGTGCAGATCGGCGAAGTCACCAAGGATGTGGCGGAGTCGCTCGGCTTGTCGCGGGCCCAAGGGGCGCAGGTGCAGCGCGTCGAGCCCGGTTCGCCGGCAGAGAAGGGTGGCGTGGAAACAGGCGATATCATCCTGAAGTACAACGGCGTTGCCATTGAGCGTTCCAGCGACTTGCCGCGCCTGGTAGGTAATACCAAGCCTGGCGCGCGGGCTACGGTGTCCGTCTGGCGCAAGGGGGCAAGCCGCGATTTGCAGGTGACGATTGCCGAGATGGAAGGTGAAAAAGTCGCCAAGAAGGATGAAGGAAAATCCAAGCCTGAGCGCGTGGCCAACGCGCTGGGGCTGTCGGTCGCCAATCTGTCGGAGGCGCAAAGGCGCGAGCTGAACCTGGAATCCGGCGTGCTGGTCGAGAGTGCGGAAGGCGCGGCAGCCCGGGCCGGCCTGCGCACGGGTGATATCATCTTGCGTCTGAATAACACCGATATCAAGGATGCCGGTCAGTTCAATGCGCTGGTCGCCAAGCTCGATACAAAGAAAATGGCGGTGTTGCTGGTGCGTCGCGGCGATTCGTCGCAATTCGTGCCGCTGCGCCCGAATGCCCAGTAA
- a CDS encoding glutaredoxin family protein — MAVEFTLYSRSYCHLCDDMLAALQALQGEFSFTVSVEDVDADPALVELYDELVPVLVGRHAGTESRLCHYFLDAEAVRAFLHTALSS, encoded by the coding sequence ATGGCGGTTGAATTTACCCTTTACTCACGCAGCTATTGCCATCTCTGCGATGACATGCTGGCCGCGCTGCAAGCCTTGCAAGGCGAATTTTCCTTCACCGTCAGCGTGGAGGATGTGGATGCCGATCCGGCCCTCGTCGAGCTTTACGATGAACTGGTGCCGGTACTGGTTGGGCGGCATGCGGGCACGGAAAGCCGCTTGTGCCATTATTTCCTGGACGCAGAGGCCGTCCGCGCTTTCCTGCATACCGCGCTTTCTTCGTGA
- the lepA gene encoding translation elongation factor 4 yields MKNIRNFSIIAHIDHGKSTLADRIIQLCGGLSSREMEAQVLDSMDLERERGITIKAQTAALSYKARDGQVYNLNLIDTPGHVDFSYEVSRSLSACEGALLVVDASQGVEAQTVANCYTAIELGVEVVPVLNKIDLPSADPESAIAEIEEVIGIEAGDAVHCSAKTGLGVEDVLESLIVKVPPPKGDPDAPLQALIVDSWFDNYVGVVMLVRIVNGTLRPKDKILLMATDSSHLVESVGVFTPKSVARESLSAGQVGFIIAGIKELKAAKVGDTVTLAGKPASTPLPGFKEVQPQVFAGLFPVEANQYDALRDSLEKLKLNDAALQYEPEVSQALGFGFRCGFLGLLHMEIVQERLEREFDMDLITTAPTVIYEVVLRDGAILMVDNPSKMPDPSKIEEVREPIVTVNLYMPQEYVGSVITLCTQKRGIQQDMSYHGKQVKLTYEMPMAEIVLDFFDKLKSTSRGYASMDYEFKEYRPSDVVKVDMLINSEKVDALAIIVHRANSQYRGRAVAAKMRELIPRQMFDVAIQAAIGSNIISRENVKALRKNVLAKCYGGDISRKRKLLEKQKAGKKRMKQVGSVEIPQEAFLAILQVDEK; encoded by the coding sequence ATGAAAAATATCCGCAATTTCTCCATCATCGCGCACATCGATCATGGCAAGTCCACGCTGGCTGACCGCATCATCCAGCTTTGTGGCGGCCTGTCTTCGCGTGAAATGGAAGCGCAGGTGCTTGATTCCATGGATCTGGAGCGCGAGCGTGGCATTACCATCAAGGCGCAGACCGCTGCCCTGAGCTACAAGGCGCGCGATGGCCAGGTGTACAACCTGAACCTCATCGATACGCCAGGTCACGTCGACTTCAGCTATGAAGTCAGCCGTTCGCTGTCGGCCTGTGAAGGCGCCTTGCTGGTGGTCGATGCCTCGCAGGGTGTGGAAGCGCAGACTGTGGCCAATTGCTATACCGCGATCGAACTGGGCGTGGAAGTCGTGCCGGTCCTGAACAAGATCGACCTGCCTTCAGCAGACCCGGAAAGCGCCATCGCGGAAATCGAGGAAGTGATCGGCATCGAGGCCGGCGACGCCGTGCATTGCTCGGCCAAGACCGGCCTGGGCGTGGAAGACGTGCTGGAATCCCTGATCGTCAAGGTGCCGCCGCCCAAGGGCGATCCGGATGCGCCGCTGCAGGCGCTGATCGTCGATTCCTGGTTCGATAATTACGTTGGCGTGGTGATGCTGGTGCGTATCGTCAATGGCACCCTGCGCCCCAAGGACAAGATCCTCCTGATGGCGACCGATTCGTCGCACCTGGTGGAAAGCGTCGGCGTATTTACGCCCAAGTCGGTGGCGCGTGAATCGCTCTCGGCCGGCCAGGTCGGATTCATCATTGCCGGCATCAAGGAATTGAAAGCCGCCAAGGTGGGCGATACCGTCACCCTGGCAGGCAAACCGGCATCCACGCCGCTGCCAGGCTTCAAGGAAGTGCAGCCGCAAGTGTTTGCCGGCCTGTTCCCGGTCGAGGCCAACCAGTATGATGCCTTGCGCGATTCGCTGGAAAAGCTGAAGTTGAACGACGCCGCGCTGCAGTACGAACCCGAAGTGTCGCAGGCCTTGGGCTTCGGCTTCCGTTGCGGCTTCCTCGGCCTGTTGCACATGGAAATCGTGCAGGAGCGGCTGGAGCGCGAGTTCGACATGGACTTGATCACTACCGCGCCCACCGTGATTTACGAAGTGGTGCTGCGCGATGGCGCCATCCTGATGGTGGACAACCCGTCGAAAATGCCGGACCCCTCCAAGATCGAGGAAGTTCGTGAGCCGATCGTCACCGTCAACCTGTACATGCCGCAAGAATATGTCGGTTCGGTAATTACGCTCTGTACGCAAAAACGCGGTATCCAGCAGGACATGAGTTATCACGGCAAGCAGGTCAAGCTGACTTATGAAATGCCGATGGCCGAGATCGTCCTGGATTTCTTCGACAAGCTGAAATCGACATCGCGCGGCTATGCCTCGATGGATTACGAGTTCAAGGAATACCGGCCATCCGATGTGGTCAAGGTGGACATGCTGATCAATAGCGAGAAGGTCGATGCGCTGGCAATCATCGTGCACCGCGCCAATAGCCAGTACCGCGGTCGTGCAGTCGCTGCCAAAATGCGCGAACTGATCCCGCGCCAGATGTTTGACGTGGCAATCCAGGCAGCCATCGGCTCGAATATCATTTCGCGGGAAAACGTCAAGGCCTTGCGCAAAAATGTGCTGGCAAAATGCTATGGTGGCGACATCAGCCGTAAGCGCAAGTTGCTTGAAAAGCAAAAGGCAGGTAAAAAGCGCATGAAGCAGGTGGGTTCGGTGGAAATTCCACAGGAAGCGTTCCTGGCAATCTTACAAGTGGATGAAAAATGA
- the lepB gene encoding signal peptidase I: MSLQAILGNFALILFVLTVLTGVIWFLDVFYLARQRRARANAALAEYDARNAKLAADGVKPDTNGRAALEAGLLRQPTWIEYSGSFFPVIALVFVLRSFLYEPFKIPSSSMVPTLLVGDLILVNKYTYGIRLPVFNKKVIEVNDPKRGDVMVFKYPSDPSLDYIKRVVGVPGDKIVYQNKRLTVNGKALSYAPLADYLDEDRLSYSRQFTEDLTGVAHRVLNDDGAPAFGSNERNFPGQELCRFNGGDFACTVPPGNYFMMGDNRDNSLDSRYWGFVPDQNIVGKAFFIWMNFSNLKRIGSSIQ, translated from the coding sequence ATGAGTTTGCAGGCTATTCTGGGTAATTTTGCACTGATCTTGTTCGTTTTGACGGTCTTGACCGGAGTGATCTGGTTCCTGGACGTGTTTTATCTTGCCAGGCAACGGCGTGCCCGGGCGAATGCGGCACTGGCGGAATATGATGCCCGCAACGCCAAGCTCGCTGCAGACGGCGTCAAGCCGGACACCAATGGACGTGCCGCCCTGGAAGCGGGTCTCCTGCGGCAACCCACCTGGATCGAATATTCGGGCAGCTTTTTTCCGGTCATCGCGCTGGTGTTCGTTTTGCGCTCTTTTTTGTATGAGCCTTTCAAGATCCCGTCGAGTTCCATGGTGCCCACCCTGTTGGTGGGTGACTTGATTTTGGTAAATAAGTACACTTATGGCATAAGATTGCCTGTGTTCAACAAAAAAGTCATCGAGGTCAATGATCCCAAGCGCGGTGACGTGATGGTATTTAAATATCCTTCTGACCCGTCACTGGATTACATTAAGCGCGTGGTTGGCGTGCCGGGTGATAAAATAGTCTACCAAAACAAGCGTTTAACGGTGAATGGTAAAGCGCTTTCTTATGCACCGCTGGCGGATTACCTGGATGAGGATCGTTTGAGTTATTCGCGGCAGTTCACGGAAGACTTGACTGGCGTTGCGCATCGTGTTCTGAATGACGACGGGGCACCTGCCTTCGGATCGAATGAACGAAATTTTCCTGGACAGGAACTTTGCCGTTTCAATGGGGGTGATTTCGCTTGTACTGTGCCGCCGGGTAACTATTTCATGATGGGTGACAATCGCGACAATAGTCTCGATAGCCGCTATTGGGGGTTTGTGCCAGACCAGAATATCGTTGGCAAGGCGTTTTTTATTTGGATGAATTTCAGTAATCTGAAGCGGATTGGCAGCAGTATCCAGTAA
- a CDS encoding DUF4845 domain-containing protein, producing MQEKLFKCRQQGISLVGLIFVLGVLAGIGLLALKIVPTVTEYMAVTKAVGKAKADGNSPAEIRSSFDKQADVAYITSITGKDLEVYNSGNGLEVSFAYDKKIPLVGPASLLIEYAGSTAKPGAKKPAKDGGA from the coding sequence ATGCAAGAAAAATTATTCAAGTGCAGGCAGCAAGGGATTTCGCTGGTAGGGTTGATTTTCGTGTTGGGCGTTCTTGCCGGGATCGGTTTGCTGGCGCTGAAAATCGTCCCGACGGTTACCGAATATATGGCGGTGACGAAGGCAGTTGGCAAAGCCAAGGCAGATGGCAATTCGCCGGCGGAGATTCGCAGCAGCTTTGACAAGCAGGCAGACGTGGCATACATCACCTCGATCACCGGCAAGGATCTGGAAGTCTACAATAGCGGTAATGGACTGGAAGTCAGCTTTGCTTACGACAAGAAAATTCCCCTGGTCGGACCGGCCAGCCTGTTGATCGAATATGCCGGCAGCACCGCCAAGCCGGGCGCCAAGAAGCCTGCCAAGGATGGCGGCGCTTAA
- the rnc gene encoding ribonuclease III: MDLTLLQTRLGHSFKDAALLQQALTHRSHSSLHNERLEFLGDSILNCVVASLLFERYSKIDEGDLSRLRANLVKQQSLYEIAQRLELSQFLRLGEGELKSGGFRRPSILADTLEALFGAIFLDAGFDMARKVIRSLYIPILDTVDPKTLGKDAKTLLQEFLQGKKIALPQYNVVATHGAAHNQEFEIECLVPKLEIQVFGSGGSRRAGEQAAAKRALEAVQAALAKTPAAARKAKPRASQLKLAGIATIQPDAPLEEDVPASGSAAAPVVAAKPAAKSAAKEGKEPKAASKLAEKEAVQANMNLAPAVAQTPADAIPAVSGAEPAKPAGAPQAKSE, encoded by the coding sequence ATGGACTTGACGTTATTGCAGACCCGGCTGGGCCACTCGTTCAAGGATGCTGCATTGCTGCAGCAAGCCTTGACGCACCGTAGCCACAGCAGTTTGCATAACGAACGGCTGGAATTTCTTGGGGACTCCATCCTCAATTGCGTGGTCGCTTCGCTCCTGTTCGAGCGCTACAGCAAGATCGATGAAGGCGACCTCTCGCGGCTGCGCGCCAACCTGGTCAAGCAGCAATCCCTGTACGAGATTGCCCAGCGCCTGGAACTGTCGCAATTCCTGCGCCTGGGCGAGGGTGAACTGAAATCCGGTGGCTTCCGCCGGCCATCGATCCTGGCCGATACCCTGGAAGCCCTGTTTGGCGCCATTTTCCTGGATGCGGGATTCGACATGGCGCGCAAGGTCATCCGTTCCCTCTATATTCCCATCCTCGACACGGTCGACCCCAAGACGCTCGGCAAGGATGCCAAGACCCTGCTGCAGGAATTCTTGCAAGGTAAAAAAATCGCTCTGCCGCAATACAATGTGGTGGCGACCCATGGGGCTGCGCATAACCAGGAATTTGAAATCGAATGCCTGGTGCCGAAGCTGGAGATCCAGGTATTCGGTAGCGGCGGCAGCCGGCGCGCCGGCGAGCAGGCTGCCGCCAAACGCGCTCTTGAAGCGGTGCAGGCAGCGCTGGCCAAAACGCCGGCGGCGGCGCGCAAAGCCAAGCCGCGTGCGTCGCAACTGAAGTTGGCGGGCATCGCTACCATCCAGCCGGATGCTCCTTTGGAAGAGGACGTGCCCGCGTCCGGAAGCGCAGCCGCACCGGTGGTCGCAGCCAAGCCTGCGGCCAAATCTGCAGCAAAAGAAGGCAAGGAGCCCAAAGCCGCTTCGAAACTTGCCGAAAAAGAAGCTGTCCAAGCTAATATGAACCTTGCGCCTGCCGTTGCCCAGACTCCCGCGGATGCCATTCCTGCGGTTTCTGGCGCCGAGCCGGCCAAGCCTGCCGGCGCCCCCCAAGCGAAATCTGAATGA
- the era gene encoding GTPase Era, with protein MTLPNASADFRCGYIAIVGRPNVGKSTLMNHLIGAKVSITSRKAQTTRHRITGIQTVENAQFVYVDTPGFQTRHANALNKTLNKTVTNTLTAADVVLFVVEAGIFGDADKQVLALLPTNVPCILVINKSDHVKDKAVLMPFAQQVASQHAFAAIVPVSAKLGFQLEALQEEVRKILPENPPIFDEDDITDRSEKFLAAEIVREKVFRLVGDELPYTSTVLIEKFEQEGNLRRIFIAILVERDGHKAMVIGNKGARLKEISTQSRLDMEKLFGGPVYLEIWVKVKSGWADNEAGLRAYGYE; from the coding sequence ATGACACTCCCTAACGCATCCGCCGATTTCCGTTGCGGCTACATCGCCATCGTCGGACGTCCGAATGTGGGTAAGTCGACCTTGATGAACCACCTGATCGGCGCCAAGGTCAGCATTACGTCGCGCAAGGCGCAGACGACACGGCACCGCATCACCGGCATCCAGACTGTAGAGAACGCGCAGTTTGTCTATGTCGACACCCCCGGTTTCCAGACCCGGCATGCCAATGCCCTGAACAAGACGCTCAACAAGACCGTCACCAATACCCTGACCGCAGCAGACGTCGTGCTGTTCGTGGTGGAAGCCGGGATTTTCGGCGATGCCGACAAGCAGGTGCTCGCGCTGCTCCCGACAAATGTGCCCTGCATCCTGGTGATCAACAAGTCCGATCACGTCAAGGACAAGGCCGTGCTGATGCCATTCGCCCAGCAGGTGGCGTCCCAGCACGCGTTTGCCGCGATCGTGCCGGTGTCGGCCAAGCTGGGATTTCAGCTGGAAGCCTTGCAGGAAGAGGTCCGTAAAATCCTGCCGGAAAATCCGCCCATCTTCGACGAAGACGATATTACCGACCGCAGTGAAAAATTCCTGGCGGCGGAAATCGTGCGTGAAAAAGTATTCCGCCTGGTTGGCGATGAATTGCCTTACACCAGCACGGTGCTGATTGAGAAATTCGAGCAGGAAGGCAACCTGCGCCGCATCTTCATCGCCATCCTGGTTGAGCGCGATGGCCACAAGGCCATGGTGATCGGCAATAAGGGCGCCCGCCTCAAGGAAATCTCGACCCAGTCGCGCCTCGACATGGAAAAGCTGTTCGGCGGCCCGGTGTACCTGGAGATCTGGGTCAAGGTCAAATCCGGCTGGGCCGACAATGAAGCCGGCTTGCGCGCCTACGGTTACGAATAA
- the recO gene encoding DNA repair protein RecO encodes MDLIAAERRLRAPAEKDHRVTQQPGFVLHSYPYKETSLIVDVLSRDHGRIALVAKGAKRPHSQLRGVLQTFQPLSLSWSGKGEVRTLTGAEWVGGLLPLEKGALLCGFYLNELLLKFLARDDPHPALFQHYVATLNQLGHGEPAPIVLRKFERALLKETGFSGDFTRCTGTGEAVLPAQSYVVDPERGPRPGMPADTWPLVAGKTLLDMEKEDYADAVTQTQSKFLMRHLLSHHLGGSQLNTRQILIDLMQL; translated from the coding sequence ATGGATCTGATCGCCGCTGAAAGGCGCCTGCGGGCGCCGGCCGAAAAGGACCACCGGGTGACACAGCAGCCCGGCTTCGTGCTGCACAGCTACCCCTACAAGGAAACCAGCCTGATCGTCGACGTCCTGTCGCGCGACCATGGCCGCATTGCGCTGGTGGCGAAAGGGGCCAAGCGCCCGCACTCGCAATTGCGCGGCGTGCTGCAAACCTTCCAGCCGCTGTCGCTTTCCTGGAGCGGCAAGGGCGAGGTACGCACCCTGACTGGCGCAGAGTGGGTCGGCGGCTTGCTGCCGCTGGAAAAAGGCGCGCTGCTGTGCGGCTTTTATCTCAATGAATTGCTGCTCAAGTTCCTCGCCCGCGACGATCCCCATCCCGCACTATTCCAGCACTACGTCGCCACCCTGAACCAGCTCGGCCATGGCGAGCCGGCGCCGATCGTGCTGCGCAAGTTCGAGCGCGCCCTGCTGAAGGAAACCGGCTTTTCCGGCGACTTTACGCGTTGCACTGGCACGGGCGAGGCGGTCTTGCCGGCGCAAAGCTATGTGGTTGATCCCGAACGCGGTCCACGGCCCGGCATGCCGGCCGATACCTGGCCGCTGGTGGCCGGCAAGACCCTGCTCGACATGGAAAAGGAAGACTATGCCGATGCGGTCACGCAAACGCAGAGCAAATTCCTGATGCGCCATTTGCTGTCGCACCATCTGGGCGGGAGCCAGCTGAACACGCGGCAGATCCTGATTGACCTGATGCAGTTATAA
- the pdxJ gene encoding pyridoxine 5'-phosphate synthase: MSYLQPAGPAIELGVNIDHVATLRNARGTVYPDPLRAALLAEEAGADAITLHLREDRRHIRDADVRAIRPQLITRMNLEAAVTPEMLDFACEIRPQDVCLVPERRAEVTTEGGLDVAGNFTQVKAAVAQLQGVGIRVSLFIDADAAQIQAAAEAGAPVIELHTGRYAEAAAAQEQQVELERIRAGVRAGVARGLKVNAGHGLHYTNVQAIAAIADIAELNIGHAIVAQAVFDGWKKAVADMKAIMLQARLGALQ, encoded by the coding sequence ATGAGCTACCTCCAACCTGCCGGCCCGGCGATCGAACTGGGCGTCAATATCGACCACGTGGCGACGCTGCGCAATGCCCGCGGCACCGTCTATCCCGATCCGCTCCGGGCGGCCTTGCTCGCCGAGGAGGCCGGCGCCGATGCCATCACGCTGCACTTGCGCGAAGATCGGCGTCACATCCGGGATGCCGACGTGCGGGCGATCCGGCCGCAGCTCATCACGCGCATGAATCTCGAAGCGGCAGTGACGCCGGAGATGCTGGATTTCGCCTGCGAAATCCGGCCGCAGGACGTCTGCCTGGTGCCGGAACGCCGTGCCGAGGTGACTACCGAAGGTGGCCTGGATGTCGCTGGAAATTTCACCCAGGTCAAGGCAGCGGTGGCGCAATTGCAGGGCGTGGGTATCCGCGTGAGCCTCTTTATCGATGCCGATGCAGCGCAGATTCAGGCCGCCGCCGAAGCTGGTGCGCCAGTGATCGAATTGCATACCGGGCGTTATGCCGAAGCTGCTGCAGCGCAGGAGCAGCAAGTCGAGCTTGAGCGTATCCGCGCCGGCGTGCGGGCAGGCGTTGCGCGCGGCTTGAAGGTCAATGCCGGGCATGGCCTGCATTACACGAACGTGCAGGCCATTGCCGCCATTGCCGATATCGCCGAACTGAATATCGGCCACGCCATCGTGGCGCAGGCAGTATTCGACGGCTGGAAAAAGGCCGTCGCCGACATGAAGGCGATCATGCTGCAGGCCCGGTTGGGTGCGCTGCAATGA
- the acpS gene encoding holo-ACP synthase: MIYGIGTDIIQISRIEGALARHGDRFAEKVLGPQELEKYRHRKAKVAVRGLRFLATRFAAKEAFSKAIGLGLRMPMTWRALQTLNDPSGKPVVVASGALLEFMAQNKLSAQVSITDEADYAIAFVIVEKN, encoded by the coding sequence ATGATTTACGGCATCGGCACCGATATCATCCAGATCTCGCGCATCGAGGGTGCGCTGGCGCGCCATGGCGACCGTTTTGCTGAAAAGGTGCTGGGCCCGCAGGAGCTGGAAAAATACCGGCACCGAAAAGCCAAAGTGGCGGTACGTGGCTTGCGCTTTCTGGCGACGCGCTTCGCTGCCAAGGAAGCGTTTTCCAAAGCCATTGGGCTGGGGCTGCGCATGCCGATGACCTGGCGTGCGCTGCAAACCCTCAATGACCCCAGCGGCAAGCCCGTTGTGGTCGCCAGCGGGGCATTGCTTGAATTTATGGCGCAAAACAAGCTGAGCGCGCAGGTATCGATTACCGATGAAGCCGATTATGCGATTGCATTCGTTATAGTGGAGAAAAACTGA